In Flavivirga abyssicola, the following are encoded in one genomic region:
- a CDS encoding tetratricopeptide repeat protein encodes MTKKSIVSLLVAISFSLHIIAQQSATYTSNLVDYQKALSLYNNQQYLAAKSLFANVKKTAKEEILQSDCAYYIANCAVRLNQQNADQLVEDYVKDYPTSTKRNTAFVDVADYYFENSKYAHARKWYDKVDENALARKEKEKFNFNNGYSAFSTKQYKEARKYLTRVENSQEFGSQAKYYIGFMAYEGDDYDKANEYFDQVSDQERYKEKLSYYQADLNFKLGNFEKAIKLAKDRLDESDETEVSELSKIIGESYFNLEKYAEAIPYLTAYKGKKGKWNNTDFYQLGYAHYKQKSYENAISEFNKIVGGNNSIAQNAYYHLGESYINLDKKQEALNAFRYASQMDFDLRIQEDAWLNYAKISYEIGNPYQSAPQVLAGYLDRYPDTNYKEEIETLLIDSYITSKNYEEALKLLEGKKSFENKVAYQKVAFYRGLELYNDNNYLEAESLFSQSLKEPRDPKYTARATFWKAEADYSLTNYDEALVGFKDFQQEPESSSTPEIENIDYNLAYAYFKLKNYGESTKYFNQFISSKKEDKVRLNDAYLRLGDGHFVSSQYKSAINAYNKAIKLNEIESDYPFFQKAISTGYSGQSSKKIKELEQFISKYPKSKLRDDAMYELGNSYVKANETDKAMAIYNRLNSEYKMSSFVPKSLLRQGLVYYNGSENERALTKFKKVAGDYPGTPEAVQSVATAKLIYIDLGRVDDYATWVRSLDYVEVTDTDLDNATYEAAEKQYLDGNTDKAIKQFNGYLNKFPSGLHALQAHFHIAELYNKKDLSGNAAPHYKYIVERSQNEYTEEALSRLSQHFLEAKSWNKAMPLLLRLEEEANFPQNVVFAQSNLMKAHYQLKNYNEAVSYAEKVLGNSKIDNKIKSDAHIIIARSAIKTGDENKAKTAYTKVEKVATGETAAEALYYNAYFKNKEGEHEASNKSVQRLAKDFSGYKYFSAKGLVLMAKNFYALGDAFQATYILESVIENFAEFEDVVSEAKDELRKIKAEEAKTNSSIQPED; translated from the coding sequence ATGACTAAAAAAAGCATTGTCTCTCTTTTGGTGGCTATTAGTTTTAGTTTACATATTATAGCACAACAATCAGCTACTTATACCAGCAATTTAGTTGATTACCAAAAAGCCTTATCTCTTTACAACAATCAACAATATCTTGCAGCAAAGTCTTTATTTGCTAATGTAAAGAAAACTGCTAAAGAAGAAATCTTGCAGTCTGATTGCGCATATTATATTGCGAATTGTGCTGTGCGTTTAAATCAACAAAACGCAGACCAGTTAGTAGAAGATTATGTAAAAGACTATCCAACAAGTACAAAAAGAAATACTGCTTTTGTTGATGTAGCTGATTATTATTTTGAAAACTCTAAATATGCCCACGCAAGGAAGTGGTATGATAAAGTAGATGAAAACGCTTTAGCTAGAAAAGAAAAGGAAAAATTCAATTTCAATAATGGGTATTCAGCATTTTCTACAAAACAATATAAAGAAGCAAGAAAATATTTAACACGCGTAGAAAATTCTCAGGAATTTGGATCTCAAGCTAAGTATTACATAGGTTTTATGGCATATGAAGGAGATGATTATGATAAGGCTAACGAGTATTTCGATCAGGTAAGCGATCAGGAGCGTTACAAAGAAAAACTATCATATTATCAAGCGGACCTAAACTTTAAATTGGGAAACTTTGAAAAAGCAATAAAACTTGCTAAGGATAGATTAGACGAGAGTGACGAAACGGAAGTATCAGAACTTTCAAAAATAATAGGGGAGAGCTACTTTAATTTAGAAAAATACGCAGAAGCTATCCCTTATTTAACAGCATATAAAGGGAAAAAAGGTAAATGGAATAATACAGACTTTTATCAGTTAGGGTATGCACATTATAAGCAGAAAAGCTATGAAAATGCTATTTCTGAGTTTAATAAAATAGTAGGTGGTAATAATTCAATTGCTCAGAATGCTTATTATCATTTAGGGGAAAGTTATATTAATCTCGATAAAAAACAAGAAGCATTAAATGCTTTCAGATATGCTTCTCAAATGGATTTTGATTTAAGAATTCAGGAAGACGCTTGGTTAAATTATGCAAAGATTAGTTACGAAATCGGAAACCCCTATCAATCAGCACCCCAGGTTTTAGCTGGCTATTTAGATAGATATCCAGATACAAATTATAAGGAAGAAATTGAGACACTATTAATAGATTCTTATATCACGTCGAAAAACTATGAAGAGGCTCTTAAATTATTAGAAGGAAAAAAGAGTTTTGAAAATAAAGTAGCTTATCAAAAAGTGGCATTTTATAGAGGGTTAGAGCTTTATAATGATAATAATTATTTAGAGGCAGAATCGCTTTTTTCTCAATCTTTGAAGGAACCAAGAGACCCAAAATACACAGCTCGAGCAACATTTTGGAAAGCAGAAGCGGATTATAGTTTAACTAATTATGATGAAGCTTTAGTGGGCTTTAAGGACTTTCAACAGGAACCGGAATCTTCATCAACACCTGAGATTGAAAATATAGATTATAATTTGGCTTATGCTTATTTTAAATTGAAAAATTATGGTGAATCAACTAAATATTTCAATCAATTTATTTCTAGTAAAAAAGAAGACAAAGTAAGATTAAATGATGCTTATTTAAGGTTAGGAGATGGTCATTTTGTTTCCAGTCAATACAAAAGTGCTATTAATGCTTATAATAAGGCAATTAAGTTAAATGAAATAGAATCCGATTATCCATTTTTTCAAAAAGCGATCAGTACAGGTTATAGTGGGCAATCTTCAAAAAAAATAAAAGAACTTGAACAGTTTATTTCAAAATACCCTAAGTCAAAGTTGAGAGACGATGCCATGTATGAGTTAGGTAACTCATATGTTAAAGCTAATGAAACTGATAAAGCAATGGCGATTTACAACCGTTTGAATTCAGAATATAAAATGAGCTCGTTTGTGCCTAAATCATTACTGCGCCAAGGATTAGTTTACTACAACGGGAGTGAAAACGAACGCGCATTAACTAAATTTAAAAAAGTAGCAGGAGACTATCCTGGTACACCAGAAGCAGTTCAGTCTGTGGCAACTGCTAAATTAATTTATATAGATTTAGGACGTGTTGATGATTATGCAACTTGGGTTCGATCTTTAGATTATGTAGAGGTTACAGATACAGATTTAGATAACGCTACATACGAAGCAGCCGAAAAACAATACTTAGACGGTAATACAGATAAAGCTATTAAACAATTTAATGGTTACTTAAATAAATTTCCTAGCGGATTGCACGCATTACAAGCCCATTTTCATATAGCTGAGTTATATAACAAAAAGGATTTGTCAGGTAATGCAGCACCTCATTATAAATATATAGTAGAAAGATCGCAGAATGAATATACAGAAGAAGCGTTATCTCGATTATCTCAACACTTTTTAGAAGCTAAAAGTTGGAATAAGGCCATGCCTTTATTGTTAAGGCTTGAAGAAGAAGCAAATTTTCCGCAAAACGTAGTATTTGCTCAATCAAACTTGATGAAAGCACATTACCAGCTAAAAAATTATAATGAAGCAGTTTCTTATGCTGAAAAAGTATTAGGAAATTCAAAAATCGATAATAAAATAAAAAGCGATGCTCATATTATTATAGCACGTTCAGCTATAAAAACAGGAGACGAAAACAAAGCAAAAACAGCTTATACTAAAGTAGAAAAAGTAGCCACAGGAGAAACCGCAGCTGAAGCCTTATATTATAATGCTTATTTCAAAAATAAAGAAGGAGAGCATGAAGCCTCTAATAAATCGGTTCAAAGATTAGCTAAGGACTTTTCGGGTTATAAGTATTTTAGCGCTAAAGGTTTGGTACTTATGGCAAAGAATTTTTATGCTTTAGGAGATGCGTTTCAAGCCACATATATTTTAGAAAGTGTTATTGAAAATTTTGCGGAGTTTGAAGATGTAGTTTCCGAAGCTAAAGACGAATTAAGAAAAATTAAAGCAGAAGAAGCTAAAACCAATTCATCTATTCAACCAGAAGATTAG
- a CDS encoding porin family protein, which produces MRKHIKNILTAAITLNAAVSFSQDKINDTINTGVIDVVKPYAPTISDAFKVKETPSLEDETTETKKAIKYNIFSFPVASTFTPAKGKAAIVEKRKPIKLFDNYATLGVGTYTTILGEVYLNHAISRTESVGGYVSHHSSQGGIEDLSFDDNFSNSKINVNYSSRLRDLAWNVEGGFIHQSYNWYGVPQSQITAATTDGIDVGHSFFSAHFGGDITFEDTYINSGSFFFRRFGDNQGSGENRFIAKAKVDLPIRDVEISTDIRFDYLGGTFDRAYLTNTELNYGNFQVGISSAYEMKQDDLTVNLGASLFYLNDNESGESKIYIYPNVTATYRLVNDVLIAYGGIEGDLIQNSYYDFATENPFVSPTLVVAPTDQLYNAYIGLKGKLSSNMSYNISGLYIADRSKALYKTNIIRNLIPENDYDYGNSFGIVYDDVDTFGVAGEINVDVNRNFKLGLKAEYFSYSTEDEAEAWNLPDIKGSLFLDYQINEHWFTGANLFYVGERKDQLVLEGSLLPDPLSETVVLDSYFDANAHLGYHINDQLSVFAKANNINNQAYQRWQSFPVQSIQFLAGATYKFDF; this is translated from the coding sequence ATGCGAAAGCACATAAAAAATATACTAACCGCAGCAATCACATTAAATGCTGCAGTTTCCTTTTCACAAGATAAAATAAATGATACGATTAACACAGGAGTTATTGATGTTGTGAAACCTTATGCACCAACAATATCTGATGCATTTAAAGTAAAAGAAACCCCTTCTTTAGAAGATGAAACTACCGAAACTAAAAAAGCGATTAAATACAATATTTTTTCATTTCCTGTGGCATCTACATTTACACCAGCAAAAGGCAAGGCTGCAATCGTAGAAAAAAGGAAACCAATAAAGCTATTTGATAATTATGCAACCCTAGGTGTGGGGACATACACAACTATTTTAGGAGAAGTATATTTAAATCATGCTATTAGTAGAACAGAAAGTGTAGGAGGTTATGTAAGTCATCATTCATCTCAAGGGGGTATTGAGGATTTATCTTTTGATGATAATTTTTCTAACTCTAAAATCAATGTGAATTATTCATCTCGTTTAAGAGATTTAGCATGGAATGTTGAAGGCGGGTTTATACATCAAAGCTATAATTGGTATGGAGTGCCTCAGTCTCAGATTACAGCAGCAACAACTGATGGTATTGATGTTGGTCATTCTTTTTTTAGTGCTCATTTTGGGGGTGATATTACTTTTGAAGATACTTATATTAATTCGGGAAGTTTCTTTTTCAGACGTTTTGGGGATAATCAAGGTTCTGGAGAAAATAGATTTATAGCCAAAGCAAAAGTTGATTTACCTATTAGAGATGTAGAGATTTCAACTGATATTAGGTTTGACTACTTAGGAGGAACATTTGATAGGGCGTATTTAACGAATACAGAATTAAATTATGGAAATTTTCAAGTAGGAATTTCATCAGCATATGAAATGAAACAAGATGATTTAACTGTAAACCTTGGAGCCTCTCTGTTTTATTTAAATGATAATGAGTCTGGAGAAAGTAAAATTTATATTTATCCTAATGTCACTGCCACGTATAGGTTGGTAAATGATGTTTTAATTGCTTATGGAGGCATTGAAGGTGACTTAATTCAAAATTCTTATTATGATTTTGCTACAGAGAACCCTTTTGTATCTCCAACTTTAGTTGTAGCGCCTACTGATCAATTATACAATGCTTATATAGGTTTAAAAGGAAAGTTGTCCAGTAACATGAGTTATAATATTAGTGGACTTTATATAGCCGATAGGAGTAAAGCCCTTTATAAAACAAATATTATAAGAAATCTAATACCAGAGAATGATTATGATTACGGAAACTCGTTTGGAATTGTATATGATGATGTTGATACTTTTGGAGTTGCAGGAGAAATAAATGTCGATGTAAATAGAAACTTTAAATTAGGTTTAAAAGCTGAGTATTTTAGTTATTCAACAGAAGATGAAGCGGAGGCTTGGAACTTGCCAGATATTAAGGGGTCATTGTTTCTAGATTATCAGATAAATGAGCATTGGTTTACAGGCGCTAATTTATTTTATGTAGGAGAACGTAAAGATCAATTGGTATTAGAAGGTTCGTTACTACCGGACCCCCTATCTGAAACTGTTGTTTTAGATAGTTATTTTGATGCTAATGCGCATTTGGGGTATCATATTAACGATCAATTATCGGTATTTGCAAAAGCTAATAATATTAATAATCAGGCTTATCAACGCTGGCAAAGTTTTCCAGTACAGAGTATTCAGTTTTTAGCAGGTGCTACTTATAAGTTTGATTTTTAA
- a CDS encoding YkgJ family cysteine cluster protein, with protein sequence MQDTIKNLPKLAKDKHNENKKFFAKLKKKPPKNLDYIMQELHDDEFERIDCLECANCCKTTGPLFTDKDIERISKHFKQKPQQFINQYLRIDEDNDYVLQTVPCTFLGTDNYCSIYDVRPKACREFPHTDRKKFQQISNLTLKNVAMCPAAFNIVENMKKRIK encoded by the coding sequence ATGCAAGACACCATTAAAAATCTTCCAAAGCTCGCCAAAGATAAGCATAACGAAAACAAAAAATTCTTTGCCAAGTTAAAAAAGAAACCGCCAAAGAATTTGGATTATATCATGCAAGAATTACATGATGACGAGTTTGAGCGTATCGACTGTTTAGAATGTGCAAACTGTTGTAAAACTACTGGGCCATTATTCACAGATAAAGATATTGAACGCATTTCGAAACACTTCAAACAAAAACCGCAGCAGTTTATAAATCAATATCTACGTATTGATGAAGATAATGATTATGTCTTACAAACCGTTCCCTGTACTTTTTTGGGAACAGATAATTATTGCTCTATTTATGATGTAAGACCAAAGGCTTGTCGAGAATTTCCACATACAGATAGAAAGAAGTTTCAGCAAATATCAAACTTAACTTTAAAAAATGTAGCCATGTGTCCAGCAGCTTTTAACATTGTTGAAAACATGAAAAAAAGAATAAAATAG
- a CDS encoding class I SAM-dependent methyltransferase encodes MKDLFGKALLDYQSGNYTEDMITSTSISDEDKLPLPYLFRNFKDMPSIEQKALKLSKGFVLDVGCGAGSHSLYLQKKGLKVKAIDISKGAIDVAKQRGVLDTEVKNILDETETFDTILLLMNGTGIFQQLSQVSKYLSHLKSLLKTNGQILIDSSDIKYMYEDEDGGFWIDANSSYYGELDYFVSYKGEKESPMKWLYLDFNTLRLACDTVKLKCELILEGEHFDYLARLIPAKAGIL; translated from the coding sequence TTGAAAGATCTTTTCGGAAAAGCATTATTAGATTATCAAAGCGGAAACTATACGGAGGATATGATTACTTCTACAAGCATTTCTGACGAAGATAAATTACCGCTTCCTTATTTATTTCGCAATTTTAAAGATATGCCAAGCATAGAACAAAAAGCCTTAAAATTATCTAAAGGTTTTGTTTTAGATGTGGGATGTGGCGCTGGAAGTCATAGTTTATATTTACAAAAAAAAGGCTTGAAAGTAAAGGCTATTGATATTTCTAAAGGTGCTATTGATGTCGCCAAACAACGAGGTGTTTTAGATACTGAAGTCAAAAATATTTTAGATGAAACTGAAACTTTTGATACTATTCTCCTGTTGATGAATGGTACAGGCATATTTCAACAGTTATCTCAGGTTTCAAAGTACTTATCACATTTAAAAAGCCTTTTAAAAACTAACGGACAAATTTTAATTGATTCTTCCGATATAAAATATATGTACGAAGATGAAGATGGTGGCTTTTGGATTGATGCTAATTCTAGTTATTATGGTGAACTTGATTATTTTGTATCTTATAAAGGTGAAAAAGAAAGTCCAATGAAGTGGCTCTATTTGGATTTTAATACGTTACGTTTGGCTTGTGACACTGTGAAGCTAAAATGTGAATTGATTTTAGAAGGTGAGCATTTTGATTATTTGGCGAGGTTAATTCCTGCGAAGGCAGGAATCTTATAA